From Chroogloeocystis siderophila 5.2 s.c.1, one genomic window encodes:
- a CDS encoding sodium:solute symporter, whose translation MSGLDIFFLVAYFVAVGAIGYWSSRTSLESSKSYFLGGGGIGWMAIGASLFASNISAEHFIGLAGTGASSGLAVGQFEWIACFMLLLLGWLFVPFYLRTGVFTMPEFLEKRFNSQCRTYLSTVSLIAYIFTKISVAVYAGALVLQTILGWNIWLGAIILIIATGVYTVFGGLRAVIYTDFLQAFILIGGGIFLTAIAITDVGGFGSFIERAEPEFFNLWKAVNHPEFPWTGILFGAPILGLWYWCTDQMIVQRTLAAPDIENARRSTIFAGFLKLLPVFILVLPGIAGRELFPDVAPNQMYATMVNELLPSGIKGLVVAGLLAALMSSLSSVFNSSSTLVVMDFYKRWRPDASERELVRAGQLSTIVLVISGLLWLPFIGLMSDQLYVYLQSVQAYISPPIAAVFLVGILWKRANGRGAINALIAGFILGAIRFVAELGTRAGWITWRPLVAYATINFLHFAILLFVISVFILVLVSLTSAAPSQKHLSMFLTPEQRIDKALGSAKVHRQNVIYSASLVAIVLVFWVIFSPAVL comes from the coding sequence GTGAGTGGGTTAGATATCTTTTTTTTGGTCGCTTACTTTGTTGCAGTAGGTGCAATTGGATACTGGTCGAGTCGAACAAGTTTAGAAAGTAGCAAATCATACTTTCTCGGCGGTGGTGGAATTGGTTGGATGGCGATTGGTGCTAGTTTGTTTGCTAGCAATATTTCGGCAGAACACTTTATTGGGCTAGCAGGTACAGGAGCGAGTTCCGGTTTAGCAGTAGGGCAATTTGAATGGATTGCTTGCTTTATGCTGCTTTTGTTGGGGTGGCTTTTTGTCCCGTTTTATTTGCGCACTGGCGTGTTTACAATGCCAGAATTTCTAGAAAAGCGTTTTAACTCGCAGTGTCGTACGTATTTATCTACCGTTTCGTTAATTGCGTACATTTTCACGAAAATCAGTGTAGCAGTCTATGCGGGTGCGCTCGTACTGCAAACAATTCTTGGATGGAATATCTGGCTGGGTGCGATCATTTTAATTATCGCAACAGGAGTGTACACAGTCTTTGGTGGGTTGCGTGCAGTCATTTATACAGACTTTTTGCAAGCATTTATCTTGATTGGAGGCGGAATTTTCCTGACAGCGATCGCAATTACCGATGTCGGTGGTTTTGGTTCTTTTATCGAGCGTGCCGAACCCGAATTCTTTAATCTGTGGAAAGCCGTCAATCACCCTGAATTTCCTTGGACTGGTATTTTATTCGGAGCACCAATTCTCGGACTATGGTACTGGTGTACAGACCAAATGATTGTACAACGAACGCTTGCAGCACCGGATATTGAAAATGCACGGCGATCGACAATCTTTGCGGGATTTTTGAAATTATTGCCAGTCTTTATCCTTGTACTGCCTGGAATTGCCGGTCGAGAACTCTTTCCTGATGTTGCACCTAACCAAATGTACGCGACGATGGTGAATGAACTGCTACCGTCTGGCATTAAAGGTTTAGTTGTAGCGGGCTTACTTGCAGCTTTGATGAGTTCGCTCTCCAGCGTGTTTAATAGTAGTTCGACGTTAGTCGTGATGGACTTTTACAAGCGATGGCGTCCTGATGCGAGTGAAAGAGAACTTGTGAGAGCCGGACAGCTATCAACGATTGTACTCGTCATTTCCGGTTTACTTTGGCTTCCGTTCATTGGCTTGATGAGCGATCAATTGTATGTCTATCTCCAGTCGGTACAAGCTTATATTTCACCGCCGATCGCCGCAGTTTTCTTAGTCGGAATTTTGTGGAAACGGGCGAATGGTAGAGGTGCGATCAATGCATTAATTGCAGGGTTTATTCTCGGTGCAATTCGCTTCGTTGCGGAACTTGGAACGCGTGCGGGTTGGATTACTTGGCGACCATTAGTTGCTTATGCAACTATCAACTTTTTACACTTTGCAATTTTACTGTTTGTCATTTCTGTGTTCATTCTGGTACTCGTGAGTTTGACAAGCGCCGCACCAAGCCAGAAGCATCTCAGTATGTTCTTGACACCAGAACAAAGAATCGATAAAGCGCTAGGTTCCGCGAAAGTACATCGACAAAACGTGATTTATAGTGCGAGTTTAGTAGCGATTGTCCTTGTATTTTGGGTCATCTTTAGTCCTGCTGTATTGTAA
- a CDS encoding oxidoreductase — protein sequence MNQIVRVGLIGYGMAGEVFHAPAIAVIPELKLIKVVERHGTKCQARYPGVETVSSAEELLKDSDIDLVVVATPNTSHFELVQKALLADKHVVVEKPFTPTSQQATELIALAQQRHKLLSVHHNRRWDGDFLTVKQIIENGVLGKLVEYEVHFDRFRNQIKTNWREYDEPGSGILYDLGSHLIDQAICLFGLPDTVNADIRKQRPQAKTADAFELILNYGELKVTAKAGQLVRELGPHFLLHGTAGSFIKYGMDPQEEALKQGRLPKGSDWGKEPQKRWGVLNTDINRLHFYGKIETLAGYYPAYYQNIYNVITQNEELIVKPEQAKNTIRIIELAMESQVQKRTLDFC from the coding sequence ATGAACCAAATAGTACGTGTCGGACTCATTGGATATGGAATGGCTGGGGAAGTATTTCATGCACCAGCGATCGCAGTTATCCCCGAACTCAAGTTAATCAAGGTTGTAGAACGTCACGGTACTAAATGTCAAGCGCGCTATCCTGGGGTAGAAACGGTAAGTAGTGCTGAGGAACTCCTAAAAGATTCTGATATAGATCTTGTCGTTGTCGCTACACCGAATACTTCGCACTTCGAGTTGGTCCAAAAAGCACTTCTAGCAGATAAACACGTTGTTGTCGAAAAGCCTTTTACACCAACATCACAACAAGCAACTGAGTTAATTGCGCTAGCACAACAGCGTCATAAATTGCTTAGTGTCCATCACAATCGCCGCTGGGATGGCGATTTTCTCACTGTTAAACAAATTATTGAAAATGGTGTATTAGGCAAATTAGTCGAATACGAAGTTCATTTTGACCGCTTCCGTAACCAGATCAAAACAAACTGGCGCGAATACGATGAGCCAGGTTCAGGAATTTTGTACGATCTTGGTTCGCATTTAATCGACCAAGCAATTTGTCTTTTTGGTTTACCAGATACGGTGAATGCTGATATTAGAAAGCAACGACCACAAGCTAAAACCGCAGACGCGTTTGAGTTGATTTTAAATTATGGAGAACTAAAAGTTACTGCAAAAGCTGGTCAATTAGTCAGGGAATTAGGACCACATTTCTTATTGCATGGTACAGCCGGTTCTTTCATTAAATATGGCATGGACCCTCAAGAAGAGGCACTAAAACAAGGGCGACTTCCTAAAGGTAGCGATTGGGGTAAAGAACCACAAAAACGTTGGGGTGTGCTGAATACAGATATTAACAGATTACATTTCTACGGAAAAATCGAAACGCTTGCAGGTTATTATCCGGCGTATTACCAAAATATCTACAATGTTATTACTCAAAATGAAGAACTGATTGTCAAACCAGAACAAGCAAAAAATACAATTCGGATTATTGAGCTAGCGATGGAAAGTCAAGTACAAAAACGCACGCTAGATTTTTGCTAA
- a CDS encoding M16 family metallopeptidase: protein MKTDNGQYIAIASPPNKQITRTVLSNGIVVLVTENPVADIVAARIFVKAGSCCEAAHQSGLVHLLASVLTKGTQQLSSLEIAEQVESVGASLGTDAAADYFLLSLKTVSSDFLEVLALAAALLRSPSFPELEVELERRWLMQNIRSQQEQPFTIAFDQLRQAMYQNHPYASSALGTEATVANLRRDDLIEYHQTYFRPDNLVISITGRIAATEAVAAIEKVFGDWQNPATPLPVLQLPDIESQPYQINKTQPTQQSIVMLGYLAPSVQQSDYVALKLLSTYLGNGLSSRLFVELREKRGLAYDVSAFYPTRQGIAPFVVYIGTAPENTAIALAGLKTEVELLCTQPLEEYALQTAKNKVLGQYALGKQTNAQIAQAYGWYEALGLGIEFDTRFQQQIAAVTAKQLQQAACRYFLAPYISIVGPEDAFSISQG from the coding sequence ATGAAAACGGACAACGGACAATACATCGCGATCGCATCACCACCGAATAAACAGATTACCCGCACGGTTTTAAGTAATGGCATTGTCGTACTTGTAACCGAAAATCCAGTAGCCGATATCGTTGCTGCTAGAATATTTGTGAAGGCTGGAAGTTGTTGCGAAGCTGCACACCAATCGGGTTTAGTTCATTTACTTGCGTCGGTACTGACAAAAGGAACGCAACAACTTTCTTCGTTAGAGATTGCAGAGCAAGTGGAATCGGTCGGGGCGAGTTTGGGTACGGATGCTGCTGCGGATTATTTTTTACTGAGTTTGAAGACGGTTAGCTCAGATTTTTTGGAGGTTTTGGCACTCGCCGCTGCATTATTGCGATCGCCTTCGTTTCCTGAATTAGAAGTCGAGTTAGAACGACGCTGGTTGATGCAAAACATTCGTTCGCAGCAAGAACAGCCGTTTACCATTGCATTTGACCAATTACGGCAAGCAATGTATCAAAATCATCCGTATGCGTCATCAGCGTTAGGAACTGAAGCAACTGTAGCAAATCTCCGTCGTGATGATTTAATCGAATACCATCAAACGTATTTTCGTCCTGATAATCTAGTTATCAGTATTACAGGTCGCATTGCTGCAACTGAAGCTGTCGCTGCAATTGAAAAAGTTTTTGGCGATTGGCAAAATCCCGCAACTCCATTACCCGTGTTGCAATTACCTGACATCGAGTCACAACCGTATCAAATCAACAAAACTCAACCCACGCAACAATCAATTGTGATGTTAGGGTACCTTGCGCCGTCGGTACAGCAAAGTGATTATGTGGCGTTGAAATTACTATCTACATATTTAGGTAATGGACTTTCGAGCCGTCTATTTGTAGAATTACGCGAAAAGCGGGGACTCGCTTACGATGTTTCCGCATTTTATCCCACTCGCCAAGGTATTGCGCCATTTGTGGTGTATATCGGAACCGCTCCCGAAAATACAGCGATCGCCCTCGCAGGATTGAAAACCGAAGTCGAACTTCTCTGCACGCAACCGCTAGAAGAATATGCACTGCAAACCGCTAAAAATAAAGTACTTGGGCAGTATGCTTTGGGTAAACAAACCAATGCTCAAATTGCGCAAGCCTACGGCTGGTACGAAGCTTTAGGATTAGGAATCGAATTTGATACGCGCTTTCAGCAACAAATTGCGGCGGTTACTGCGAAACAGTTACAACAAGCTGCGTGTCGTTATTTTCTGGCTCCTTATATCTCGATCGTCGGTCCAGAGGATGCATTTTCCATCAGTCAAGGTTGA
- a CDS encoding M16 family metallopeptidase: MLTTPVFPAAVSQLDNGLTIIHQHIPATPVVVVDVWVRAGAMCEPEPWYGMAHFLEHMIFKGTSAIPPGVFDYVIENLGGTTNAATSHDYAHFFLTTAAPYLEDTLPYLAELLLNAAIPEEEFVLERDVVREEIRCAYDDPDWIGFQALGESIYQQHPYGRSVLGSETDLMQYSPEAMRCFHHAHYQPENMTVVVVGGIAQEPAIEIVRQAFQEFAPRSKCPHTEIALTEPLLAGVRRQEIYLPRLEQARLLMAWTGPGVDQLCHAYGLDLLSVLLSEGRSSRLVRELREEQQLVQGIASNFSLQRDSSLFTITAWLDPENLERVESLIRAHLEDLQTTLMTPAELARCKRVLCNDYTFSTETPSQLAGLYGYYNTIAQAELAVIYPEQIQSFQAEDLQLLTKQYLSPYSYAVTVLKPC, translated from the coding sequence TTGCTGACTACCCCAGTATTTCCAGCGGCTGTTTCTCAGCTAGACAACGGTTTAACAATTATTCATCAACATATCCCTGCTACCCCTGTTGTTGTGGTAGACGTATGGGTACGCGCTGGTGCGATGTGCGAACCAGAACCTTGGTATGGGATGGCGCACTTTCTCGAACACATGATTTTTAAGGGCACTTCCGCAATACCTCCTGGCGTATTTGACTACGTTATTGAAAACCTGGGAGGAACGACCAATGCTGCTACGAGCCATGATTATGCTCATTTTTTCCTGACAACTGCTGCACCCTACCTAGAGGATACACTACCATACTTAGCAGAGTTACTCCTCAACGCGGCGATTCCTGAGGAAGAGTTTGTTCTAGAACGCGATGTTGTTCGTGAGGAAATTCGTTGCGCGTACGACGACCCCGATTGGATAGGCTTTCAAGCTTTGGGCGAGAGTATTTACCAACAGCATCCTTACGGACGTTCGGTACTCGGTAGCGAGACTGACTTGATGCAGTACTCGCCTGAAGCAATGCGTTGTTTTCATCACGCGCACTATCAACCAGAAAACATGACTGTAGTCGTTGTAGGGGGTATTGCTCAAGAACCAGCAATTGAGATTGTCCGTCAGGCTTTTCAGGAGTTTGCGCCGCGCAGCAAGTGTCCGCACACAGAAATTGCGCTCACCGAACCATTACTTGCAGGAGTTCGCCGTCAAGAAATCTATTTACCCAGACTAGAGCAAGCACGATTGTTAATGGCTTGGACAGGTCCAGGAGTCGATCAACTCTGTCATGCGTATGGTTTAGATTTGCTTTCGGTGTTACTCTCTGAAGGTCGTTCATCACGATTAGTCCGCGAGTTACGCGAAGAACAGCAATTAGTGCAAGGAATCGCGAGCAATTTTTCGCTTCAGCGCGATTCTAGCTTATTTACAATTACGGCTTGGTTAGACCCAGAAAACTTGGAACGTGTAGAATCATTGATTCGCGCGCACTTAGAGGATTTACAAACAACCCTCATGACGCCAGCGGAACTGGCGCGGTGTAAACGCGTGTTGTGTAATGATTACACGTTCTCAACCGAAACGCCGAGCCAACTAGCAGGGCTTTATGGTTACTACAATACGATCGCGCAAGCCGAATTAGCAGTCATTTATCCCGAACAAATTCAGTCTTTTCAAGCAGAAGATCTTCAGTTATTAACAAAACAATATCTTTCACCATATTCTTATGCAGTTACAGTGCTCAAACCTTGCTAG